From the Pangasianodon hypophthalmus isolate fPanHyp1 chromosome 17, fPanHyp1.pri, whole genome shotgun sequence genome, one window contains:
- the npffr1l3 gene encoding neuropeptide FF receptor 1 like 3 isoform X1 — translation MARLVHADGLLLSSMEEESERDKADMGRGTLELPTVYTISDLLPDINMTNSTSLTEEILYSPYFQHSLDMAAVFVLAYLFIFLLCMMGNSVVCLTVLRNRHMWTVTNVFILNLSISDLLVGIFCIPTTLVDNLITGWPFSDIICKLSGLVQGMSVCASVFTLVAIAVDRFRCVVYPFKPKLTLIVAKAIIGMIWLLALVIMFPSALMLTVQQEQSHFMIQDDNYNLTYPLYSCYETWPEPEMRKVYTTVLFAHIYLIPLILIILMYGGIGAKLYSTTFLVKVNQTDGTPQGKSPISCRKIKVIKMLIVVALLFMLSWLPLWTLMLLTDYARPEGDQLDLLTGYIFPLSHWLAFSNSSVNPIIYGYYNKNFRQGFRAVWMQRPSCCLDKPSQVCLRRVKRGNKTCTRLDKALSSNTLNLGVRNKIYTDNDLTGCVRLEMEHRRVSKETRSSGAEGGNRGTAIKRELLEDIERISPTGPTAYQAWEL, via the exons atggccagactggttcacgctgacg gTTTGCTCCTCTCATCCATGGAAGAAGAATCTGAGAGAGACAAAGCCGATATGGGCAGAGGGACATTGGAGCTACCCACAGTTTACACGATTTCAGATCTCCTCCCTGACATTAACATGACCAACAGCACCAGTCTCACAGAGGAGATCCTATATTCTCCATACTTCCAGCATTCACTGGACATGGCTGCCGTGTTCGTCCTGGCCTACCTGTTCATCTTCCTGCTCTGCATGATGGGTAACAGTGTAGTGTGTCTCACAGTCCTGAGGAACAGGCACATGTGGACGGTCACTAATGTCTTCATCTTGAACCTTTCCATCAGTGATCTGCTTGTGGGGATCTTCTGCATTCCCACCACTTTGGTGGACAATCTCATAACAG GTTGGCCATTCAGTGACATAATATGCAAGCTGAGTGGCCTTGTGCAAGGAATGTCTGTCTGTGCCTCCGTCTTCACACTGGTGGCCATTGCAGTGGACAG GTTTCGCTGTGTAGTTTACCCCTTTAAACCCAAACTAACACTTATTGTGGCAAAGGCAATCATTGGGATGATATGGCTGTTGGCTCTGGTCATAATGTTCCCCTCGGCCCTGATGTTGACCGTCCAGCAAGAACAAAGCCACTTTATGATTCAAGATGACAACTACAATCTGACCTATCCTCTTTATTCTTGCTACGAGACCTGGCCTGAGCCTGAGATGCGGAAAGtgtacaccacagtgctgtttgcCCATATATACCTGATTCCCCTCATTCTTATCATCCTTATGTATGGGGGCATTGGAGCGAAACTGTACTCGACCACCTTCCTGGTCAAGGTGAACCAAACTGATGGCACTCCTCAAGGGAAGTCACCTATATCGTGCAGGAAGATCAAAGTCATCAAAATGCTCATTGTTGTGGCCCTTCTCTTCATGCTGTCCTGGCTGCCTCTGTGGACCTTGATGCTGCTGACTGACTATGCACGTCCTGAAGGGGACCAACTGGATCTTCTGACAGGTTACATCTTCCCTTTGTCCCACTGGCTGGCCTTCTCCAACTCTAGTGTCAATCCCATCATCTACGGCTACTACAATAAAAATTTCAGGCAAGGATTTCGGGCTGTTTGGATGCAGCGACCATCCTGCTGCTTGGACAAGCCTTCACAGGTCTGTCTCAGGAGGGTTAAGAGGGGCAACAAGACTTGCACTCGCTTGGACAAAGCTCTCAGTTCCAACACTCTGAACCTCGGAGTAAGAAACAAAATTTACACCGACAATGACCTAACGGGTTGTGTGCGTCTGGAGATGGAACACAGGAGAGTGTCTAAGGAAACGAGAAGCTCGGGGGCAGAAGGGGGAAACAGGGGAACGGCGATCAAAAGAGAGCTTCTGGAAGACATCGAGAGGATCTCTCCAACGGGACCTACAGCGTACCAGGCCTGGGAACTTTGA
- the npffr1l3 gene encoding neuropeptide FF receptor 1 like 3 isoform X2, translating to MEEESERDKADMGRGTLELPTVYTISDLLPDINMTNSTSLTEEILYSPYFQHSLDMAAVFVLAYLFIFLLCMMGNSVVCLTVLRNRHMWTVTNVFILNLSISDLLVGIFCIPTTLVDNLITGWPFSDIICKLSGLVQGMSVCASVFTLVAIAVDRFRCVVYPFKPKLTLIVAKAIIGMIWLLALVIMFPSALMLTVQQEQSHFMIQDDNYNLTYPLYSCYETWPEPEMRKVYTTVLFAHIYLIPLILIILMYGGIGAKLYSTTFLVKVNQTDGTPQGKSPISCRKIKVIKMLIVVALLFMLSWLPLWTLMLLTDYARPEGDQLDLLTGYIFPLSHWLAFSNSSVNPIIYGYYNKNFRQGFRAVWMQRPSCCLDKPSQVCLRRVKRGNKTCTRLDKALSSNTLNLGVRNKIYTDNDLTGCVRLEMEHRRVSKETRSSGAEGGNRGTAIKRELLEDIERISPTGPTAYQAWEL from the exons ATGGAAGAAGAATCTGAGAGAGACAAAGCCGATATGGGCAGAGGGACATTGGAGCTACCCACAGTTTACACGATTTCAGATCTCCTCCCTGACATTAACATGACCAACAGCACCAGTCTCACAGAGGAGATCCTATATTCTCCATACTTCCAGCATTCACTGGACATGGCTGCCGTGTTCGTCCTGGCCTACCTGTTCATCTTCCTGCTCTGCATGATGGGTAACAGTGTAGTGTGTCTCACAGTCCTGAGGAACAGGCACATGTGGACGGTCACTAATGTCTTCATCTTGAACCTTTCCATCAGTGATCTGCTTGTGGGGATCTTCTGCATTCCCACCACTTTGGTGGACAATCTCATAACAG GTTGGCCATTCAGTGACATAATATGCAAGCTGAGTGGCCTTGTGCAAGGAATGTCTGTCTGTGCCTCCGTCTTCACACTGGTGGCCATTGCAGTGGACAG GTTTCGCTGTGTAGTTTACCCCTTTAAACCCAAACTAACACTTATTGTGGCAAAGGCAATCATTGGGATGATATGGCTGTTGGCTCTGGTCATAATGTTCCCCTCGGCCCTGATGTTGACCGTCCAGCAAGAACAAAGCCACTTTATGATTCAAGATGACAACTACAATCTGACCTATCCTCTTTATTCTTGCTACGAGACCTGGCCTGAGCCTGAGATGCGGAAAGtgtacaccacagtgctgtttgcCCATATATACCTGATTCCCCTCATTCTTATCATCCTTATGTATGGGGGCATTGGAGCGAAACTGTACTCGACCACCTTCCTGGTCAAGGTGAACCAAACTGATGGCACTCCTCAAGGGAAGTCACCTATATCGTGCAGGAAGATCAAAGTCATCAAAATGCTCATTGTTGTGGCCCTTCTCTTCATGCTGTCCTGGCTGCCTCTGTGGACCTTGATGCTGCTGACTGACTATGCACGTCCTGAAGGGGACCAACTGGATCTTCTGACAGGTTACATCTTCCCTTTGTCCCACTGGCTGGCCTTCTCCAACTCTAGTGTCAATCCCATCATCTACGGCTACTACAATAAAAATTTCAGGCAAGGATTTCGGGCTGTTTGGATGCAGCGACCATCCTGCTGCTTGGACAAGCCTTCACAGGTCTGTCTCAGGAGGGTTAAGAGGGGCAACAAGACTTGCACTCGCTTGGACAAAGCTCTCAGTTCCAACACTCTGAACCTCGGAGTAAGAAACAAAATTTACACCGACAATGACCTAACGGGTTGTGTGCGTCTGGAGATGGAACACAGGAGAGTGTCTAAGGAAACGAGAAGCTCGGGGGCAGAAGGGGGAAACAGGGGAACGGCGATCAAAAGAGAGCTTCTGGAAGACATCGAGAGGATCTCTCCAACGGGACCTACAGCGTACCAGGCCTGGGAACTTTGA